One part of the Mya arenaria isolate MELC-2E11 chromosome 3, ASM2691426v1 genome encodes these proteins:
- the LOC128226553 gene encoding pirin-like isoform X1, which yields MICRNRLYFKCFTFLTIPQLLSSCDINPARFCSKGDSECEEQKTQGEQKYNSGLNFNSNKFDKTDKNIMSRTIENIVESREQDEGMGARVRRSIGSSQLKNLDPFLMLDEFKVKKPAGFPDHPHRGFETVTYMLGGSFRHEDFCGHKGIINPGDLQWMTAGRGILHCEMPEGEELAHGLQLWVNLSRQNKMTKPDYQELLDKDIPRTTKDGVTVKVIAGESLGIKSPVKTRTPTMYLDFKLEKGATLVQNVHEGWTGFVYILSGSAMFGPDGQAKKGPAHHTLVMGPGNSIQVKNDGDAVCHFVMIAGQPLGEPIVQYGPFVMNEQQEIQQAINDYRSARNGFENADKWQSGASRG from the exons ATGATTTGCag AAACAGACTGTATTTCAAATGCTTTACATTCTTGACAATTCCACAACTTCTCTCATCATGTGACATCAATCCGGCACGATTCTGCAGCAAAGGAGACTCTGAATGTGAAGAACAGAAGACGCAAGGTGAACAGAAATACAACAGTGGACTCAactttaattcaaacaaatttgacaaaacagataaaaacatcATGTCAAGAACAATCGAGAACATTGTTGAAAGCCGCGAGCAAGATGAAGGTATGGGGGCTCGTGTACGTCGGAGTATCGGCTCATCTCAATTGAAAAATCTTGACCCTTTCCTCATGTTAGATGAGTTTAAGGTGAAAAAGCCGGCTGGATTCCCTGACCATCCACACAGAGGGTTTGAGACTGTCACTTACATGCTTGGTGGATCGTTTAGGCACGAAGATTTCTGTGGACACAAAGGAATCATCAACCCCGGTGACCTGCAA TGGATGACAGCTGGCAGGGGAATCCTGCACTGTGAAATGCCGGAGGGGGAGGAACTAGCCCATGGGCTTCAACTGTGGGTGAACCTCAGTCGCCAAAACAAGATGACAAAGCCCGACTACCAGGAGCTGCTTGATAAGGACATCCCTAGGACAACCAAAGATGGGGTCACTGTCAAGGTCATTGCAGGGGAATCTCTGGGGATCAAG TCTCCAGTGAAAACCCGGACCCCGACCATGTATCTGGACTTCAAGCTGGAAAAGGGGGCCACCCTTGTACAAAATGTGCATGAGGGCTGGACAGGATTTGTGTACATCCTATCAGGGTCAGCCATGTTCG GTCCAGATGGACAGGCCAAGAAAGGACCAGCCCACCACACACTGGTGATGGGACCAGGGAACTCCATACAAGTCAAAAATGAT GGAGATGCAGTGTGCCATTTTGTGATGATAGCAGGGCAGCCACTAGGTGAACCAATTGTACAGTATG GCCCGTTTGTAATGAATGAACAACAGGAAATACAGCAAGCCATAAACGACTATCGGTCAGCCAGAAACGGCTTTGAAAATGCTGATAAATGGCAGTCTGGAGCTAGCAGGGGATAG
- the LOC128226553 gene encoding pirin-like isoform X2 translates to MICRNRLYFKCFTFLTIPQLLSSCDINPARFCSKGDSECEEQKTQGEQKYNSGLNFNSNKFDKTDKNIMSRTIENIVESREQDEGMGARVRRSIGSSQLKNLDPFLMLDEFKVKKPAGFPDHPHRGFETVTYMLGGSFRHEDFCGHKGIINPGDLQWMTAGRGILHCEMPEGEELAHGLQLWVNLSRQNKMTKPDYQELLDKDIPRTTKDGVTVKVIAGESLGIKSPVKTRTPTMYLDFKLEKGATLVQNVHEGWTGFVYILSGSAMFGPDGQAKKGPAHHTLVMGPGNSIQVKNDGDAVCHFVMIAGQPLGEPIVQYGPWAMNTEEEIQEAERDYTYQRNGFEGAHAWNSWVAYE, encoded by the exons ATGATTTGCag AAACAGACTGTATTTCAAATGCTTTACATTCTTGACAATTCCACAACTTCTCTCATCATGTGACATCAATCCGGCACGATTCTGCAGCAAAGGAGACTCTGAATGTGAAGAACAGAAGACGCAAGGTGAACAGAAATACAACAGTGGACTCAactttaattcaaacaaatttgacaaaacagataaaaacatcATGTCAAGAACAATCGAGAACATTGTTGAAAGCCGCGAGCAAGATGAAGGTATGGGGGCTCGTGTACGTCGGAGTATCGGCTCATCTCAATTGAAAAATCTTGACCCTTTCCTCATGTTAGATGAGTTTAAGGTGAAAAAGCCGGCTGGATTCCCTGACCATCCACACAGAGGGTTTGAGACTGTCACTTACATGCTTGGTGGATCGTTTAGGCACGAAGATTTCTGTGGACACAAAGGAATCATCAACCCCGGTGACCTGCAA TGGATGACAGCTGGCAGGGGAATCCTGCACTGTGAAATGCCGGAGGGGGAGGAACTAGCCCATGGGCTTCAACTGTGGGTGAACCTCAGTCGCCAAAACAAGATGACAAAGCCCGACTACCAGGAGCTGCTTGATAAGGACATCCCTAGGACAACCAAAGATGGGGTCACTGTCAAGGTCATTGCAGGGGAATCTCTGGGGATCAAG TCTCCAGTGAAAACCCGGACCCCGACCATGTATCTGGACTTCAAGCTGGAAAAGGGGGCCACCCTTGTACAAAATGTGCATGAGGGCTGGACAGGATTTGTGTACATCCTATCAGGGTCAGCCATGTTCG GTCCAGATGGACAGGCCAAGAAAGGACCAGCCCACCACACACTGGTGATGGGACCAGGGAACTCCATACAAGTCAAAAATGAT GGAGATGCAGTGTGCCATTTTGTGATGATAGCAGGGCAGCCACTAGGTGAACCAATTGTACAGTATG GTCCTTGGGCGATGAACACGGAGGAAGAGATACAGGAAGCAGAGCGTGACTACACGTATCAACGGAACGGCTTCGAGGGCGCGCACGCCTGGAACTCTTGGGTCGCATATGAGTGA
- the LOC128226553 gene encoding pirin-like isoform X3, translating into MHRNRLYFKCFTFLTIPQLLSSCDINPARFCSKGDSECEEQKTQGEQKYNSGLNFNSNKFDKTDKNIMSRTIENIVESREQDEGMGARVRRSIGSSQLKNLDPFLMLDEFKVKKPAGFPDHPHRGFETVTYMLGGSFRHEDFCGHKGIINPGDLQWMTAGRGILHCEMPEGEELAHGLQLWVNLSRQNKMTKPDYQELLDKDIPRTTKDGVTVKVIAGESLGIKSPVKTRTPTMYLDFKLEKGATLVQNVHEGWTGFVYILSGSAMFGPDGQAKKGPAHHTLVMGPGNSIQVKNDGDAVCHFVMIAGQPLGEPIVQYGPFVMNEQQEIQQAINDYRSARNGFENADKWQSGASRG; encoded by the exons ATGCATAG AAACAGACTGTATTTCAAATGCTTTACATTCTTGACAATTCCACAACTTCTCTCATCATGTGACATCAATCCGGCACGATTCTGCAGCAAAGGAGACTCTGAATGTGAAGAACAGAAGACGCAAGGTGAACAGAAATACAACAGTGGACTCAactttaattcaaacaaatttgacaaaacagataaaaacatcATGTCAAGAACAATCGAGAACATTGTTGAAAGCCGCGAGCAAGATGAAGGTATGGGGGCTCGTGTACGTCGGAGTATCGGCTCATCTCAATTGAAAAATCTTGACCCTTTCCTCATGTTAGATGAGTTTAAGGTGAAAAAGCCGGCTGGATTCCCTGACCATCCACACAGAGGGTTTGAGACTGTCACTTACATGCTTGGTGGATCGTTTAGGCACGAAGATTTCTGTGGACACAAAGGAATCATCAACCCCGGTGACCTGCAA TGGATGACAGCTGGCAGGGGAATCCTGCACTGTGAAATGCCGGAGGGGGAGGAACTAGCCCATGGGCTTCAACTGTGGGTGAACCTCAGTCGCCAAAACAAGATGACAAAGCCCGACTACCAGGAGCTGCTTGATAAGGACATCCCTAGGACAACCAAAGATGGGGTCACTGTCAAGGTCATTGCAGGGGAATCTCTGGGGATCAAG TCTCCAGTGAAAACCCGGACCCCGACCATGTATCTGGACTTCAAGCTGGAAAAGGGGGCCACCCTTGTACAAAATGTGCATGAGGGCTGGACAGGATTTGTGTACATCCTATCAGGGTCAGCCATGTTCG GTCCAGATGGACAGGCCAAGAAAGGACCAGCCCACCACACACTGGTGATGGGACCAGGGAACTCCATACAAGTCAAAAATGAT GGAGATGCAGTGTGCCATTTTGTGATGATAGCAGGGCAGCCACTAGGTGAACCAATTGTACAGTATG GCCCGTTTGTAATGAATGAACAACAGGAAATACAGCAAGCCATAAACGACTATCGGTCAGCCAGAAACGGCTTTGAAAATGCTGATAAATGGCAGTCTGGAGCTAGCAGGGGATAG